A region of the Ornithinimicrobium ciconiae genome:
CTCCGCGAGTGCCGCCTGCAGGTTCTCAGCCAGCGGCGCATAGGCCACCAGCAGACCGTCCTGCTTGCCCCGGAAGGTGCGGTTGACCCTGGCCAGGGTCTGCATCAGGAGGGCACCCTTGAGCGGCCGGTCGAGATAGAGCGTGTGCAGCGGTGGCGAGTCATAGCCGGTGAGCATCATGTCCTTGACGATCACCAGCTCCAGCTCGTCGTCCTCGTCCTTGAGGCGCGCCTTGATCGCCTTGTTCTCCGACTCCCGCCGCACGTGATCAGACACAGGCGGCTGGTCGGTCCGGTCACCGGTGTACACGACCTTGATGCGGCCCTTCTCCAGTTCGTCGGAGTGCCAGTCAGGCCGCAACGCGACGATCGCGTCATACAACCGCGCACAGATCTCGCGCGTGCCGCCCACAATCAGGCCCTTGCCCGGCCCCTGGATGAACTCGTCCATCACGGCCCGGCGCTGCTCCCAGTGCCCCACCAGGTCCTCGGCCAGCTTCTCGATGCGCGCTGGCGCACCATAGACGGCGTTGACCACCGCGACGCTGCGCTCGACCTTGTCGCGCTCCACGTCATCCAGGCCCACGGTGACCTCGTCGGCCGCAGCGTCCAACTGGTCCTCGGTAACCCCGTCGACCAGGCCGACCTTGATGAGACGCGGCTCGAAGTGGACCGGCACGGTGGCACCGTCGTTCACGGCCCGGGTCAGGTCATAGACATCGATGTAGTCGCCGAACACCTGCTGCGTGTTGCGGTCCGTGAAGGAGATCGGGGTGCCGGTGAAGGCGATCAGCGTCGCGTTGGGCAGGGCGTCCTTGAGGTGGCGCGCATAGCCGTCGAGGTCGTCGTAGTGGCTGCGGTGCGCCTCATCGACCACCACGATGATGTTGCGTCGGTCGGACAGCAGGGGGTGGTTCTCGCCCGCCTCCCGCTCACTCCTGGAGAGGCCAAACTTCTGCAACGTGGTGAAGATGATCCCGCCGCTCAGCCGGTCACTGAGGATCGTGCGCAGCTGGGCACGCTTGGTCACCTGCACCGGGTCCTCCGGCAGCAGCAGACTCCTCTTGAACCCGCCGTAGAGCTGGCCGTCCAACTCGGTGCGGTCGGTAACCAGGATGACCGTCGGGTTCTCCAGGGCAGGATGCCGTTGGACGTAGTGGGTGTAGAGCTCCATCTCCATAGACTTGCCAGAACCCTGGGTGTGCCAGACGACTCCCGCCTTGCCGTGCGATCCGACGGCCTTGATGGTCTCCCCCACCGCACGGTTGACCGCGAAGTACTGATGCGGCTTGGCGATCCGCTTCAGCAGTCCGTCGTCGCCGGTGCTGTCGTATGCCGTGAAGTTGCGCAGGAGTTGCAGGAACCGGTCCTGGTGGAAGACACCGGCGATGAGTTGCTCAAGTCCCGTGCCGGGACCCGCATGCTCGGATGCGTCGGCGTAGCCGATGGGCTGACCGTCCTCGTCGACGTTCCACGGTGAGAAGTGGTTGAGCGGCGTGAAGGGCGTGCCGTATTTCGCGAGCACTCCGTCGCTGGCGACGGTCATGACGGCGAAGCGGAATATCATCGGGAGTTCGCGGACGTAGGTGCGCAGCTGGGCGTGCGCCGCGGCGACGTCTGCCTTCTGCGCACCGGCCTTCTTGAGCTCGAGGATCGAGACCGGGAGGCCGTTGCAATAGAGGACGATGTCAAGCCGGCGCTCGACCTCCAGGTCACGCACGGTGACCTGGTTGACCGCCAGCCAGTCGTTGTCAGATGGTTCCGTTGAGACAAGTCGGATCGTCGGGTTGTGCTCGACGCCCTCGTGATCGATCCAGCTGATCCCGCGGTATCCCTCGGTCAGGTAGACGTGAGTCCGCCGGTTCTCGGTGATCGCGTCGTTGGAGCTTGGACGGAGGATCTCATCGGCCGCCTGTTTGAGGTATTGCACCGGCACGGTCGTGTTGAGCCGCTGCAGCGCGTCCAGGAAGCGGGTCGGCAAGACGATGTCCGACCAGGTCTCGCGCTCACCCGAGCCAGGGGCAATCGCCTTGCCGTGCCTGGGCTCCCAGCCCTGCTCGGCCAGGTCGTCAAGCGCAGCCTGCTCCCACTCAGCCTCACTGAGGCCCGCGAAGTCGATGGACATCTCAGACCACTTCCTCGACGACGCTCTCGGCGTCCTTGACGCGGATCTTCCCCGACATCAACCCTGGCAGCAGCGCGTCGCGAGTCGCGGCCAGACTCTTGCTCTCGTGCCTTGCGTTGAACACGCGGAGCCCGAGCATCCGGAGACTCGCCCGTGCGGAGCTAGGCAACTCTCTCACGTCCTTCACTGACAAGGTCATTACCTCGGCCGGACGCACGCGCTGATGGCTTCCTGAGGTGCCTGCAACCTTCCCCTGGAGTGTCATCCACACCTCGGGCTGGGCGACCGCTGCCCATAGCTCTGACACGTCGAGGCCTTGCGGAGCTAGCACCACGAACTCTGTCGACGCCAGCGCCATTTCGGGGGGGACGACCGGAACGTTCCAGGCACGCGGGATGCGGGGATTGAGCTTCGACACCAACACGGTCGGCTCGGAGAGGTGGAACTTGTTGCTCTTGATGGAGCCGCCCGCAGTCACCTCCGGCGACGCGGACTCGTCGAACGCCGGCAGACTGAAGTGTGCGACTCTGTCAGAAAACTCGTGGGGCTGGAGTTGGGCGGTCGTCTGCACTCCCAGTTGCGCCAGTGGCGCGCGATCTGGCGCTGAACCCGCCAGCGCCTTCATGAGCGCCTCTGCAGCGGTCACCAACGCCGCGTTGGCGGCGATCTTGTCGTCGAGCGCCCCCAACACCTCCGCAATCGCCCGCTGCGCGGCGATCGGTGTCGTCGGCAGGACTAGAGAACGGATGTCTGCAAGGTTGATGTAGGCAGCCATGTCCGTGTTGTTCGCACGATGTGAGGCCTGCTCGATAAAGCTCGGTGAACGGAACCAGTAACTCAGCCATCGCCGGTCGAGCACCTCGTGCCGATTCACCCGGAAGTAGCAGAGTTGCGGGCTGTAGACGAGGCGTTGTTCAAGTTCGGGCATGATCGCAACCCGACCGACCGTTCCCTTGGTGGTGACCAGCACATCACCCTCCTGGGACAACTTCTGGCCGACCTGGCCGACCCACTGCTCCGCAACGAAGTCCTGGCCGTCCAGCGAGATTGTACCCTCCGTCACGTCCGCCACGCGGAGGATCCGGAAACCTGGCTGCCCATGCTCGGAGCGCTTGGTTCTGTACCCGTCGCCGAAATTTAGTACTCCGGCCTCGGCGAGCTTTCCGATGGTCGTCGTCATACCAACCGCTCCAATTGAGATCGAACCTTCGCTTCAAGCCGGGTCGACTCATCAAACTGTGCGAACAGCTCCTTCGTGAGCCGCTCGATCTTCTCCTCGATCGGCTCGCCATCGTCCTCGACGTCGGCCGCGCCGACGTACCGGCCCGGGGTCAGCGCATATCCGGAGTCCTTGATCTCCTGCAAGGTGACAGATCGACAGAAGCCGGGGACGTCGACATACCCCAGACTCTTCTCCACTGCGGACGGGCTGCCGCGCCAGGCGTGGAAGGTGTCTGCAATCTTGGCGATGTCCTCGTCGGAGAACGCGCGCTCGGCGCGATCCACCATGAAGCCCAGGTCGCGACCGTCGATGAACAGCACCTGACCGGTGCGGTCCGTCGCTCCCTTTGGCCCAGCCGTCTTGTCCTTGGCGAAGAACCAGACACACACCGGGATGCCGGTGCTCCGGAACAACTGCGTCGGCAGGGCCACCATGCACGAGACGAGGTCCGCCTCAACGATCTGAGCGCGGATCTCACCCTCTCCCCCAGAGTTGGTCGACATCGACCCGTTAGCCATCACCACACCACCGGACCCACCGGGGGCCAGCTTGCTCAGGATGTGCTGGATCCATGCGTAGTTGGCGTTCCGCGCTGGCGGAACGCCGAACCGCCAGCGTGGATCGTCGTCGGTGCGGTGCCAGTCCTTAATGTTGAACGGCGGGTTGGACATCACATAGTCCGCCTGCATCTGCGGGTGCAGGTCGCGAGCGAATGTGTCGCCCCACACCGGCCCGAGGTTGCCGTTGAGCCCGTGGATCGCCAAGTTCATCCGGGCCAGCTTCCAGGTGCGCTCGTTGAGCTCCTGGCCATAGATCGACAGGGCGCTCTTGTCCTTGTTGTGCGCCTCGAGGAACTTCTCTGCCTGGACGAACATGCCGCCGGAACCGCAGGCGGGGTCATAGATCCGCCCCGAGGTGGGCTCCAGCACCTCGACGAGGGTGCGCACCACCGACGGCGGGGTGAAGAACTCGCCTCCGCGTTTGCCCTCGGCGCGGGCGAACTTCTCCAAGAAATACTCGTAGACCTCGCCCAGCAGGTCGCGTGCTTTCACTGCCCCCTCGCCGGTGAAGCGCGCGGAGTTGAGGATGTCCAGCAGCTCGCCGAGGCGTCGCTGGTCGACCGCCTCACGGTTGAAGCCCCGTGGCAGTGCTCCCTTGAGCGACGGGTTCGTCCCGACGATCAGGTCGAACGCCTCATCGATGAGCTGTCCGACGGTCTTGCCCGGTTGCCCTTCCTGCGCGGGCAGCCCCTTGGCGTGCGCCACAAGGAAGGACCACCGTGCTGACGGCGGCAGGTAGAAGACGTTGTGCGCCGTGTACTCGTCGATGTCGTTGAGCTGGGCCTCGAGCTGGTCGGCGTCGCTGTAGAACTCCGCAAGCTCGCCCCGCAGCTCCTCGCGGCGGGCATCGAAGGCGTCGGAGACATACTTCAGGAACACCAGGCCGAGGACAATGTCCTTGTACTGCGAGGCGTCCATCGAGCCGCGCAGCTTGTCGGCCGCCTTCCAGAGCGTGTCCTTCAGTTCCTTCATCGTCGACGGCGCGGTGGGCGCTGCCTTCTTCCTCGGTGGCATCAGCGGCCTTCCTGTCGTGGGGCGGTGGCGTGGTCCATGGCACGGATGGCCTGGTGGTCAAGCTGGGCGAGTCGGTCGTGCAGTTCGCGACGCTCGGCATCAATGCCCGCGAGCTCCACATGCAGTGAGTCCTGGCGCTTCGGGGACACCAGCCGGATCTGCCAGCGGCGCCAGTCGCGCCCTCTGGTCCCGTTGATGTCGGCGACGATGACGTCGGGCACCAGGTCGGGCACTCCCTTGTCGGAGTCGGGGGTGACCCGCAGTGTCCGTGCGGGGGCAAGCACGACCGTGCCACCGTCGCGGTCCACCATCGCGGCCGGACGCGGCGAGGTGCAGAAGATGACGTCACCCGGCTCGGTGTCCCGGGAGGTGGGGTATGCCGCGGGGAAGGTCAGCGGATCCACGGCCCGTGAGCCGGGGGGCAGTGACCCGGTGAGCTCCTCGGGACCGATCACGGCCCGCCCGTTCGGCTGCAGATGCGCTGGGTCGACCCTGTTGCCAGGGATCAGTCGGCACTCCCGTCGCGAGATGAGATCGTCGAGCGTGCGGGTCCCCCGCCCATGTGAGACGACCGGACTGCGGGTGTCGACAAGAGGGACACGACCAGGGATGAGGGTGGACGTCACCACGCGGTGGACGAAGCGATAGGCATGGTGTCCCACCAACCGTGGGTCCACCAGTGAGGCAAGCACGTCGGTCACCAGGTCGTCGGTCGTGATGGCGTCAAGTGCGGCGTCCGTGAGGTCCCCGACAACTGTCCAGCGATCTGCGACCGGCACCTCCGGATGTGCTGGGCCGAGCACCCACAGGGCGAGGTGCTGACGTGGTGCGTGAACCAGGAGGCCAGCAGGCAGCCGGATCGCCGCACGGAGGCGGCCACTGCGCAGCACTGCGTCGCGAGCCCGATCTGCGTCGGCGCTGGTGGGGCGGTCGGTGAGCGCGGATGCTGGCCCGACCACCACGACCCGCGAGTCCTGCGCCAGCTGCACGACCACGTCCGCGA
Encoded here:
- a CDS encoding type I restriction endonuclease subunit R; translated protein: MSIDFAGLSEAEWEQAALDDLAEQGWEPRHGKAIAPGSGERETWSDIVLPTRFLDALQRLNTTVPVQYLKQAADEILRPSSNDAITENRRTHVYLTEGYRGISWIDHEGVEHNPTIRLVSTEPSDNDWLAVNQVTVRDLEVERRLDIVLYCNGLPVSILELKKAGAQKADVAAAHAQLRTYVRELPMIFRFAVMTVASDGVLAKYGTPFTPLNHFSPWNVDEDGQPIGYADASEHAGPGTGLEQLIAGVFHQDRFLQLLRNFTAYDSTGDDGLLKRIAKPHQYFAVNRAVGETIKAVGSHGKAGVVWHTQGSGKSMEMELYTHYVQRHPALENPTVILVTDRTELDGQLYGGFKRSLLLPEDPVQVTKRAQLRTILSDRLSGGIIFTTLQKFGLSRSEREAGENHPLLSDRRNIIVVVDEAHRSHYDDLDGYARHLKDALPNATLIAFTGTPISFTDRNTQQVFGDYIDVYDLTRAVNDGATVPVHFEPRLIKVGLVDGVTEDQLDAAADEVTVGLDDVERDKVERSVAVVNAVYGAPARIEKLAEDLVGHWEQRRAVMDEFIQGPGKGLIVGGTREICARLYDAIVALRPDWHSDELEKGRIKVVYTGDRTDQPPVSDHVRRESENKAIKARLKDEDDELELVIVKDMMLTGYDSPPLHTLYLDRPLKGALLMQTLARVNRTFRGKQDGLLVAYAPLAENLQAALAEYTPTDQETKPLGRDFSGAVTLTHELVDQLDALTAGFAWRQAYSDRASRGDARAWFHVVTAMVNHLRNPATPGNQATEGSGEEAGMGLATAYRQTSTALARAWALCSASGQLEEIRPTVRFYEEVRVWMAKLDAEERQASGEPIPADVERLLGSLIAQSTEIGEVLDIYEAAGMPRPSLMDLGPEFVTQAQQAENPHLAIEALRDLVARESVKATGTNSIRQRAFSERIQELMRKYTNQQLTSAEVIAELIALAQETVAEHDRGKRFDPPLQVDELTFYDAVSLNESALDVLGEGKLAEIARDLVAAMRRDIRTDWTVREDVRAKMRTTIKRLLLKHGYPPDQSAAAVKQVMDQMEAMAPRLAVTGRSAFARRRRGVGGRSGS
- a CDS encoding restriction endonuclease subunit S, giving the protein MTTTIGKLAEAGVLNFGDGYRTKRSEHGQPGFRILRVADVTEGTISLDGQDFVAEQWVGQVGQKLSQEGDVLVTTKGTVGRVAIMPELEQRLVYSPQLCYFRVNRHEVLDRRWLSYWFRSPSFIEQASHRANNTDMAAYINLADIRSLVLPTTPIAAQRAIAEVLGALDDKIAANAALVTAAEALMKALAGSAPDRAPLAQLGVQTTAQLQPHEFSDRVAHFSLPAFDESASPEVTAGGSIKSNKFHLSEPTVLVSKLNPRIPRAWNVPVVPPEMALASTEFVVLAPQGLDVSELWAAVAQPEVWMTLQGKVAGTSGSHQRVRPAEVMTLSVKDVRELPSSARASLRMLGLRVFNARHESKSLAATRDALLPGLMSGKIRVKDAESVVEEVV
- a CDS encoding class I SAM-dependent DNA methyltransferase, which gives rise to MPPRKKAAPTAPSTMKELKDTLWKAADKLRGSMDASQYKDIVLGLVFLKYVSDAFDARREELRGELAEFYSDADQLEAQLNDIDEYTAHNVFYLPPSARWSFLVAHAKGLPAQEGQPGKTVGQLIDEAFDLIVGTNPSLKGALPRGFNREAVDQRRLGELLDILNSARFTGEGAVKARDLLGEVYEYFLEKFARAEGKRGGEFFTPPSVVRTLVEVLEPTSGRIYDPACGSGGMFVQAEKFLEAHNKDKSALSIYGQELNERTWKLARMNLAIHGLNGNLGPVWGDTFARDLHPQMQADYVMSNPPFNIKDWHRTDDDPRWRFGVPPARNANYAWIQHILSKLAPGGSGGVVMANGSMSTNSGGEGEIRAQIVEADLVSCMVALPTQLFRSTGIPVCVWFFAKDKTAGPKGATDRTGQVLFIDGRDLGFMVDRAERAFSDEDIAKIADTFHAWRGSPSAVEKSLGYVDVPGFCRSVTLQEIKDSGYALTPGRYVGAADVEDDGEPIEEKIERLTKELFAQFDESTRLEAKVRSQLERLV